The genomic interval CCTAAAGAAAAAAAATGGTTTCTGGTTACCGACCTGGATGGCACCATCGCAGAAGGAGAAGATATCTATGGACTGAGGGAACTAACACATTGGATCAACGCCCATAAAATGGACTTTGCCTTTGGCATTGCCAGCGGAAGAAATTTTGAACTGACTAAAAAGGCGATCCTTGAATATGACCTGCCTGTACCCGATGCGCTGATCTGCTCCGCCGGATCGGAAATTTATTATGGCCATGATTTTGTCGCGGATAAAGATTGGGAAAAAAACATAGCCTCGCAATGGGACCGGGAAACCTTGGAAAAAGCGCTGCAAAAGATCCCGGGTATTCGCCTGCAGGAGCAGGAAGCACAGTGGCCCTTTAAATTGAGTTATTATACAGAACCTCGGTTTTCACTGGAATACTTGGCTATGATTGAAAAAGCCCTCGAGGAACGAAAACTTAGCTTCAAAGTATTATTAACCGAAAACCGCTATCTCGATTTTCTTCCTATGCGCGCTGGCAAAGGAAGTGCGGTTCAATTCGTAGCAGAAAAGTGGGGACTGAATCCGTCACAGGTTATTTCTGCCGGAAACAGCGGAAATGATATCGATATGCTCGTAGGAAAGACAAGGGGAATCGTAGTTGGTAATTATAGCCCCGAACTGGAAAGCCTTCGTGGCATGGAAGATATCTATTTTGCCAGGGAGAGATTATCCAAAGGCGTACTGGAGGGAATCAGATTCTACCTGGAAAAGAAGCCTGTTCTGGAGGTATGATTTAACAGCCAGGAAAAAAGAGTCCAAGCACTTACCTTTCTGTAAGAATGGTGAATTCCTGCTCGATGGTTTGCGTATGATCCAATAAGGCCTGAAGAAACCCCCTCCCCCATTTGGCATAGTAAGGAATAAAATTGTCGACGCGTTCCTGCAATCCTTCTCCGGGAAATAACCGGTCCTTGATAAAAGATAATTGTCTTTGCTGATCTGCAAATTTTCGTTTCTCTGCACGTAACATTTTCTTTTCAAGCTCCTTCAGCTTTTTAACCGCCTGTACCTTGATCGCTTCAGTGTGGTTAGCCAGTGTTGGATCAACAGCGCCCGCCTGTGATTTGATCCGGTCAAAGATGGCTTCCGTATCAGTCAAGGTACCATTTAATCGGACAACATTAATTGATGCCCGGGTTACGTAGCGATCCATCAATTCACGAAGGGGTTGAAAAAAATCAACCAGATCAAATCCGGTCTTGTTTATCTTTTCGACCCAAGATTTTTCCACCACCAAAAATGAATTGCGCAAGACCAGCATCGGATAAGGCACTTTATAATGCGTAAACAATTCCTTTAGCTGAAGCCAATAAGCCAATTCTCCTCCGCCACCTATAAAGGCAATATTCGGCAGAATGGTTTCCTGGTATAACCCTCGAAGAATGACATTGGGACTAAACCGCTCCGGGTATTGATCCAGTTCTTTGAGCAGGGCCTCTTTTGTAAACCTGATCTCTGTATCCACCACCTGAAAACCATCCGAACTTGTCTCGATCCGGTTGCGGATACCATCGACCATGTAGAACAGGTTTATAGCCCGTGGACTGGCCTGTACCTTATACTCCTTTCCCAACCTGGCAGAGCTTTGCTCCACGATCTGTGAAGGGGTTTGCGCCAACAGATCTTCCTGAAATACTGGGATCATTTTCTTCTTAAGTGCAGGCGCATCGGCGATCAAAACCACCAGGCCCCATTCCCCAAACAATTGATGAAGGAAATGAAATGTACCCTGCTGTATGGAAATATCCTGCTTAAAACACTGCTTCAGGATATCGACTATTTCAGCACCATAGGGTTGAACCCCTTCCTGCCCGGCAATCTGATCGATCAATTTCAACAAACCCTTGTCCACCTTCATGCGACCTACCGCACCGGTTTGCGTTGTATCCCAATTCAACTTCTCCCCGTTTAGAAATAGGTGCCCGAGTTCATCCAGGTCGGCATCCTCGGATCCCATATAATAAACCGGGATAAACTTCTTATCAGGGAATTGTTCGGAAAGATGCCTGGCCAATTGAATCGCATGCAGGATCTTATAGATCACATAGAGTGGCCCGGTGAAAAGATTGGGCTGGTGAGCCGTGGTTATCGTAAATGAATTGGCAGAACGCAGGTCCTCCAGGTTCCTGATCAACTTTTCAGAAATACTTAACCCTTTATACTGCTCCTGTAAATGGGAATACAGGGTTTCCCGGTCTGTGTGGAAAGATTGACGGGACCTGATGGCCGCTTCAAATCCTGCCCGTGAAACAGC from Chitinophagales bacterium carries:
- the bshC gene encoding bacillithiol biosynthesis cysteine-adding enzyme BshC codes for the protein MEFLSQRIPYRETKQFSRIVLDHIDQAEPLRPFYAHAVSRAGFEAAIRSRQSFHTDRETLYSHLQEQYKGLSISEKLIRNLEDLRSANSFTITTAHQPNLFTGPLYVIYKILHAIQLARHLSEQFPDKKFIPVYYMGSEDADLDELGHLFLNGEKLNWDTTQTGAVGRMKVDKGLLKLIDQIAGQEGVQPYGAEIVDILKQCFKQDISIQQGTFHFLHQLFGEWGLVVLIADAPALKKKMIPVFQEDLLAQTPSQIVEQSSARLGKEYKVQASPRAINLFYMVDGIRNRIETSSDGFQVVDTEIRFTKEALLKELDQYPERFSPNVILRGLYQETILPNIAFIGGGGELAYWLQLKELFTHYKVPYPMLVLRNSFLVVEKSWVEKINKTGFDLVDFFQPLRELMDRYVTRASINVVRLNGTLTDTEAIFDRIKSQAGAVDPTLANHTEAIKVQAVKKLKELEKKMLRAEKRKFADQQRQLSFIKDRLFPGEGLQERVDNFIPYYAKWGRGFLQALLDHTQTIEQEFTILTER